A region of Silurus meridionalis isolate SWU-2019-XX chromosome 17, ASM1480568v1, whole genome shotgun sequence DNA encodes the following proteins:
- the eps15 gene encoding epidermal growth factor receptor substrate 15 isoform X4: MAANLSLTQLSSGNPVYDKYYRQVDPSGTGRVAAADAALFLKRSGLSDLVLGKIWDLADSERKGFLNKQQFFFALRLVACAQNDLEVALKSLAVAVPSPVFHETTSPLHPAGMTIDSPWAVKPEEKLKFDAIFESLMPVGGLLTGDKVKPVLLNSKLPVDVLGRVWELSDIDRDGMLDKDEFAVAMYLVYRALENEPVPMVLPPPLIPPSKRKKVNSPPVMPLLLSPPPIKERSSTHSAAQTLPAKPTPPQWVVSPGDKAKYDELFIKTDSDMDGLVSGPEVRDIFLKTGLPSGTLARIWELCDIGDIGKLTREQFALALYLINQKLSKGIDPPQALTPEMIPPSDKLSRQSNILSCQAADFSAIKELDSLSNEIMDLQREKSSVEQEIREKEESVRQRTTEVQDLQDEVQKESEELRKLQAERQEVQEALEKLDEQKLFLEEQLQLIRQQCSQENQLIQSLQAEHSEQEQRIGDYEEELVRTREELLCLQEQTRTLGEKVRSARAQLCPLQDAVSESHTQIAQMQERLAELKTEERDAQLTRIVLVEEPPLVNGTVPPAEQSKQLQWLQPTEQATKKPEDEEEEDEEEDLTPTEEPQELRVTEEQLEEELTEQSNSPKDLKVDLVEDLFTNMMSTSSTLSAAWPDDTEASPAILWEPKEVETKLQTSTTKVESPVPEQKEEPSQPITAPSQNSAPVVDFFPPDPFVDSDPFKSEDPFAKGVSDPFGGDPFKDTDPFATDSFFKQSFSTSFASEDPFASSDPFSSNTGSAEPDLFSAHLNNTAAPDPFPKSNTVTADPFSSSSGSAPFASKMDDLDDSDPFSSSAGAGNDPFAGSELSSKEAPAVANDPFAPGGTVVNADSDPDPFATVFGTGTETFVGGFADFKHLEKSNGADHFATSNTHSKNLFKEENQSDVPPALPPKTGTPTRPPPPPPVPYRRGHDRMGKEGE; encoded by the exons cttTCGAGTGGGAACCCCGTGTATGACAAGTATTATCGACAA gtcGATCCATCTGGCACTGGCCGAGTAGCAGCCGCTGATGCGGCCTTGTTCTTGAAAAGGTCTGGTCTTTCAGACCTGGTCCTTGGCAAG ataTGGGACTTGGCAGATTCAGAACGCAAAGGCTTTCTGAACAAACAG CAATTTTTCTTCGCACTGCGATTAGTGGCTTGTGCACAGAATGACCTTGAGGTTGCCCTCAAAAGTCTTGCCGTGGCTGTGCCTTCACCAGTGTTT catGAAACAACCAGTCCTCTTCACCCAGCAGGCATGACCATTGACAGTCCATGGGCGGTCAAG CCAGAGGAGAAGCTGAAATTTGATGCCATTTTTGAGAGTCTCATGCCAGTGGGTGGCCTGCTCACAGGTGACAAGGTCAAACCAGTGCTGCTGAACTCCAAGCTTCCTGTAGATGTGCTGGGCAGA GTTTGGGAGCTTAGTGATATAGACAGAGATGGAATGCTGGATAAAGACGAGTTTGCAGTG GCTATGTATTTGGTGTATAGAGCACTTGAGAATGAACCTGTTCCCATGGTTCTGCCCCCACCACTAATTCCACCAtcgaaaaggaaaaaagtcaaTTCGCCCCCTGTCATGCCCCTTCTTCTGTCACCTCCACCAATCAAAGAACGGAGTTCTACTCACTCTGCCGCCCAGACATTACCCGCTAAACCCACACCTCCACAG TGGGTTGTGTCTCCTGGCGATAAGGCTAAATATGATGAATTGTTCATTAAGACTGACAGTGATATGGATGGGTTAGTGTCTGGGCCAGAGGTGAGGGACATCTTTTTAAAGACAGGACTGCCCTCTGGTACTCTTGCTCGCATATG GGAGCTATGCGACATCGGAGACATCGGGAAACTGACCAGAGAGCAGTTTGCTTTGGCTCTCTATTTGATCAATCAGAAGCTCTCCAAAGGCATTGACCCACCCCAAGCTCTTACTCCAGAGATGATCCCTCCATCTGATAAGCTATCACGGCAG AGTAATATCTTGTCATGTCAGGCTGCAGACTTCTCTGCCATTAAAGAATTGGACTCTCTCAGTAATGAGATAATGGACTTACAGAG AGAAAAAAGCTCTGTGGAACAGGAGATCAGGGAGAAAGAAGAGAGCGTTCGACAGAGGACCACCGAGGTGCAG GACCTGCAGGATGAAGTGCAGAAAGAGAGCGAGGAGTTGCGGAAGCTACAGGCAGAGCGACAGGAAGTGCAGGAAGCACTGGAGAAACTGGATGAACAAAAATTGTTCCTAGAGGAGCAGCTCCAGCTCATACGGCAGCAGTGCAGTCAGGAGAATCAGCTG ATCCAGTCTCTGCAAGCAGAACACTCTGAGCAGGAGCAGAGGATAGGTGACTATGAGGAAGAGCTGGTGAGGACACGAGAAGAGCTGCTTTGTCTCCAGGAACAGACGCGTACTCTAGGGGAGAAAGTGCGCTCAGCCCGTGCTCAGCTCTGCCCCCTACAGGACGCTGTTTCAGAATCTCACACACAGATTGCACAG ATGCAGGAACGACTGGCTGAGCTAAAGACAGAAGAGCGTGATGCCCAGCTTACACGCATTGTCTTAGTAGAGGAGCCTCCTCTTGTCAATGGAACAGTGCCCCCTGCTGAACAGTCCAAGCAATTGCAGTGGCTACAGCCAACAGAACAGGCAACAAAGAAACcagaagatgaggaggaagaggatgaggaggaagatCTGACTCCCACGGAAGAGCCGCAGGAACTGAGAGTTACTGAAGAGCAGCTGGAGGAAGAATTGACAGAGCAGTCAAACAGTCCTAAAGATCTTAAAGTTGATCTTGTGGAAGACCTCTTCACAAACATGATGTCCACATCCTCCACTCTTAGTGCAGCCTGGCCTGATGATACG GAAGCTTCACCTGCTATACTGTGGGAGCCTAAAGAAGTGGAAACGAAACTGCAGACCAGCACCACAAAG GTGGAGTCTCCAGTTCCAGAACAAAAGGAGGAGCCCTCCCAACCCATAACTGCTCCCAGTCAGAACTCTGCCCCTGTTGTCGACTTCTTTCCACCTGATCCCTTTGTTGACA GTGACCCTTTCAAGAGTGAAGACCCCTTTGCAAAAGGTGTTTCAG ATCCCTTTGGTGGTGACCCTTTCAAAGATACAGACCCATTTGCCACTGACTCCTTCTTCAAACAGTCATTCTCAACCTCATTCGCCTCTGAAGATCCATTTGCTTCTTCCGACCCATTCAGCTCAAACACTGGATCTGCAGAACCGGACCTGTTCTCCGCCCACCTTAACAACACAGCGGCACCTGATCCGTTCCCGAAATCTAACACAGTGACAGCAGATCCATTTAGTTCTAGTAGTGGCAGTGCACCATTTGCTTCCAAAATGGATGATCTTGATGACTCTGACCCATTCAGCTCATCAGCCGGTGCGGGGAATGACCCGTTTGCTGGGTCAGAGCTGTCATCA AAGGAAGCACCAGCAGTTGCTAATGACCCATTTGCTCCAGGAGGAACAGTCGTAAACGCTGACTCGGACCCTG ATCCTTTTGCCACAGTATTTGGCACTGGTACTGAGACCTTTGTAGGAGGTTTTGCAGACTTTAAACATTTGGAAAAG TCTAATGGTGCTGACCACTTTgccacatcaaacacacacagtaagaatCTATTTAAGGAAGAAAACCAGTCAGATGTCCCTCCTGCATTACCACCCAAAACTGGCACACCTACTagaccaccaccacctccaccag TACCCTACAGAAGAGGACATGATCGAATGGGCAAAGAGGGAGAGTGA
- the eps15 gene encoding epidermal growth factor receptor substrate 15 isoform X2 → MAANLSLTQLSSGNPVYDKYYRQVDPSGTGRVAAADAALFLKRSGLSDLVLGKIWDLADSERKGFLNKQQFFFALRLVACAQNDLEVALKSLAVAVPSPVFHETTSPLHPAGMTIDSPWAVKPEEKLKFDAIFESLMPVGGLLTGDKVKPVLLNSKLPVDVLGRVWELSDIDRDGMLDKDEFAVAMYLVYRALENEPVPMVLPPPLIPPSKRKKVNSPPVMPLLLSPPPIKERSSTHSAAQTLPAKPTPPQWVVSPGDKAKYDELFIKTDSDMDGLVSGPEVRDIFLKTGLPSGTLARIWELCDIGDIGKLTREQFALALYLINQKLSKGIDPPQALTPEMIPPSDKLSRQSNILSCQAADFSAIKELDSLSNEIMDLQREKSSVEQEIREKEESVRQRTTEVQDLQDEVQKESEELRKLQAERQEVQEALEKLDEQKLFLEEQLQLIRQQCSQENQLIQSLQAEHSEQEQRIGDYEEELVRTREELLCLQEQTRTLGEKVRSARAQLCPLQDAVSESHTQIAQMQERLAELKTEERDAQLTRIVLVEEPPLVNGTVPPAEQSKQLQWLQPTEQATKKPEDEEEEDEEEDLTPTEEPQELRVTEEQLEEELTEQSNSPKDLKVDLVEDLFTNMMSTSSTLSAAWPDDTEASPAILWEPKEVETKLQTSTTKVESPVPEQKEEPSQPITAPSQNSAPVVDFFPPDPFVDSDPFKSEDPFAKGVSDPFGGDPFKDTDPFATDSFFKQSFSTSFASEDPFASSDPFSSNTGSAEPDLFSAHLNNTAAPDPFPKSNTVTADPFSSSSGSAPFASKMDDLDDSDPFSSSAGAGNDPFAGSELSSEAPAVANDPFAPGGTVVNADSDPDPFATVFGTGTETFVGGFADFKHLEKSNGADHFATSNTHSKNLFKEENQSDVPPALPPKTGTPTRPPPPPPGKRSNLCRSESSDSFQRRGMGEFSSLPAKDSVPDPFAPSAPSQVPREPDRFATFDKYPTEEDMIEWAKRESEREERERVARLTQQEQEDLELAIALSKSELS, encoded by the exons cttTCGAGTGGGAACCCCGTGTATGACAAGTATTATCGACAA gtcGATCCATCTGGCACTGGCCGAGTAGCAGCCGCTGATGCGGCCTTGTTCTTGAAAAGGTCTGGTCTTTCAGACCTGGTCCTTGGCAAG ataTGGGACTTGGCAGATTCAGAACGCAAAGGCTTTCTGAACAAACAG CAATTTTTCTTCGCACTGCGATTAGTGGCTTGTGCACAGAATGACCTTGAGGTTGCCCTCAAAAGTCTTGCCGTGGCTGTGCCTTCACCAGTGTTT catGAAACAACCAGTCCTCTTCACCCAGCAGGCATGACCATTGACAGTCCATGGGCGGTCAAG CCAGAGGAGAAGCTGAAATTTGATGCCATTTTTGAGAGTCTCATGCCAGTGGGTGGCCTGCTCACAGGTGACAAGGTCAAACCAGTGCTGCTGAACTCCAAGCTTCCTGTAGATGTGCTGGGCAGA GTTTGGGAGCTTAGTGATATAGACAGAGATGGAATGCTGGATAAAGACGAGTTTGCAGTG GCTATGTATTTGGTGTATAGAGCACTTGAGAATGAACCTGTTCCCATGGTTCTGCCCCCACCACTAATTCCACCAtcgaaaaggaaaaaagtcaaTTCGCCCCCTGTCATGCCCCTTCTTCTGTCACCTCCACCAATCAAAGAACGGAGTTCTACTCACTCTGCCGCCCAGACATTACCCGCTAAACCCACACCTCCACAG TGGGTTGTGTCTCCTGGCGATAAGGCTAAATATGATGAATTGTTCATTAAGACTGACAGTGATATGGATGGGTTAGTGTCTGGGCCAGAGGTGAGGGACATCTTTTTAAAGACAGGACTGCCCTCTGGTACTCTTGCTCGCATATG GGAGCTATGCGACATCGGAGACATCGGGAAACTGACCAGAGAGCAGTTTGCTTTGGCTCTCTATTTGATCAATCAGAAGCTCTCCAAAGGCATTGACCCACCCCAAGCTCTTACTCCAGAGATGATCCCTCCATCTGATAAGCTATCACGGCAG AGTAATATCTTGTCATGTCAGGCTGCAGACTTCTCTGCCATTAAAGAATTGGACTCTCTCAGTAATGAGATAATGGACTTACAGAG AGAAAAAAGCTCTGTGGAACAGGAGATCAGGGAGAAAGAAGAGAGCGTTCGACAGAGGACCACCGAGGTGCAG GACCTGCAGGATGAAGTGCAGAAAGAGAGCGAGGAGTTGCGGAAGCTACAGGCAGAGCGACAGGAAGTGCAGGAAGCACTGGAGAAACTGGATGAACAAAAATTGTTCCTAGAGGAGCAGCTCCAGCTCATACGGCAGCAGTGCAGTCAGGAGAATCAGCTG ATCCAGTCTCTGCAAGCAGAACACTCTGAGCAGGAGCAGAGGATAGGTGACTATGAGGAAGAGCTGGTGAGGACACGAGAAGAGCTGCTTTGTCTCCAGGAACAGACGCGTACTCTAGGGGAGAAAGTGCGCTCAGCCCGTGCTCAGCTCTGCCCCCTACAGGACGCTGTTTCAGAATCTCACACACAGATTGCACAG ATGCAGGAACGACTGGCTGAGCTAAAGACAGAAGAGCGTGATGCCCAGCTTACACGCATTGTCTTAGTAGAGGAGCCTCCTCTTGTCAATGGAACAGTGCCCCCTGCTGAACAGTCCAAGCAATTGCAGTGGCTACAGCCAACAGAACAGGCAACAAAGAAACcagaagatgaggaggaagaggatgaggaggaagatCTGACTCCCACGGAAGAGCCGCAGGAACTGAGAGTTACTGAAGAGCAGCTGGAGGAAGAATTGACAGAGCAGTCAAACAGTCCTAAAGATCTTAAAGTTGATCTTGTGGAAGACCTCTTCACAAACATGATGTCCACATCCTCCACTCTTAGTGCAGCCTGGCCTGATGATACG GAAGCTTCACCTGCTATACTGTGGGAGCCTAAAGAAGTGGAAACGAAACTGCAGACCAGCACCACAAAG GTGGAGTCTCCAGTTCCAGAACAAAAGGAGGAGCCCTCCCAACCCATAACTGCTCCCAGTCAGAACTCTGCCCCTGTTGTCGACTTCTTTCCACCTGATCCCTTTGTTGACA GTGACCCTTTCAAGAGTGAAGACCCCTTTGCAAAAGGTGTTTCAG ATCCCTTTGGTGGTGACCCTTTCAAAGATACAGACCCATTTGCCACTGACTCCTTCTTCAAACAGTCATTCTCAACCTCATTCGCCTCTGAAGATCCATTTGCTTCTTCCGACCCATTCAGCTCAAACACTGGATCTGCAGAACCGGACCTGTTCTCCGCCCACCTTAACAACACAGCGGCACCTGATCCGTTCCCGAAATCTAACACAGTGACAGCAGATCCATTTAGTTCTAGTAGTGGCAGTGCACCATTTGCTTCCAAAATGGATGATCTTGATGACTCTGACCCATTCAGCTCATCAGCCGGTGCGGGGAATGACCCGTTTGCTGGGTCAGAGCTGTCATCA GAAGCACCAGCAGTTGCTAATGACCCATTTGCTCCAGGAGGAACAGTCGTAAACGCTGACTCGGACCCTG ATCCTTTTGCCACAGTATTTGGCACTGGTACTGAGACCTTTGTAGGAGGTTTTGCAGACTTTAAACATTTGGAAAAG TCTAATGGTGCTGACCACTTTgccacatcaaacacacacagtaagaatCTATTTAAGGAAGAAAACCAGTCAGATGTCCCTCCTGCATTACCACCCAAAACTGGCACACCTACTagaccaccaccacctccaccag GTAAGCGGTCGAACCTCTGCCGATCAGAATCATCAGACTCATTTCAGAGACGTGGAATGGGGGAGTTTTCCTCTCTCCCTGCTAAAGACTCTGTGCCAGACCCTTTCGCTCCCTCTGCCCCCTCCCAAGTCCCGCGCGAGCCTGACCGATTTGCCACCTTTGACAAA TACCCTACAGAAGAGGACATGATCGAATGGGCAAAGAGGGAGAGTGAGCGTGAGGAGAGGGAGCGTGTGGCCCGACTCACCCAGCAGGAGCAGGAGGATCTGGAGCTGGCCATCGCGCTTAGCAAATCCGAACTTTCGTGA
- the eps15 gene encoding epidermal growth factor receptor substrate 15 isoform X3: MAANLSLTQLSSGNPVYDKYYRQVDPSGTGRVAAADAALFLKRSGLSDLVLGKIWDLADSERKGFLNKQQFFFALRLVACAQNDLEVALKSLAVAVPSPVFHETTSPLHPAGMTIDSPWAVKPEEKLKFDAIFESLMPVGGLLTGDKVKPVLLNSKLPVDVLGRVWELSDIDRDGMLDKDEFAVAMYLVYRALENEPVPMVLPPPLIPPSKRKKVNSPPVMPLLLSPPPIKERSSTHSAAQTLPAKPTPPQWVVSPGDKAKYDELFIKTDSDMDGLVSGPEVRDIFLKTGLPSGTLARIWELCDIGDIGKLTREQFALALYLINQKLSKGIDPPQALTPEMIPPSDKLSRQSNILSCQAADFSAIKELDSLSNEIMDLQREKSSVEQEIREKEESVRQRTTEVQDLQDEVQKESEELRKLQAERQEVQEALEKLDEQKLFLEEQLQLIRQQCSQENQLIQSLQAEHSEQEQRIGDYEEELVRTREELLCLQEQTRTLGEKVRSARAQLCPLQDAVSESHTQIAQERLAELKTEERDAQLTRIVLVEEPPLVNGTVPPAEQSKQLQWLQPTEQATKKPEDEEEEDEEEDLTPTEEPQELRVTEEQLEEELTEQSNSPKDLKVDLVEDLFTNMMSTSSTLSAAWPDDTEASPAILWEPKEVETKLQTSTTKVESPVPEQKEEPSQPITAPSQNSAPVVDFFPPDPFVDSDPFKSEDPFAKGVSDPFGGDPFKDTDPFATDSFFKQSFSTSFASEDPFASSDPFSSNTGSAEPDLFSAHLNNTAAPDPFPKSNTVTADPFSSSSGSAPFASKMDDLDDSDPFSSSAGAGNDPFAGSELSSKEAPAVANDPFAPGGTVVNADSDPDPFATVFGTGTETFVGGFADFKHLEKSNGADHFATSNTHSKNLFKEENQSDVPPALPPKTGTPTRPPPPPPGKRSNLCRSESSDSFQRRGMGEFSSLPAKDSVPDPFAPSAPSQVPREPDRFATFDKYPTEEDMIEWAKRESEREERERVARLTQQEQEDLELAIALSKSELS; encoded by the exons cttTCGAGTGGGAACCCCGTGTATGACAAGTATTATCGACAA gtcGATCCATCTGGCACTGGCCGAGTAGCAGCCGCTGATGCGGCCTTGTTCTTGAAAAGGTCTGGTCTTTCAGACCTGGTCCTTGGCAAG ataTGGGACTTGGCAGATTCAGAACGCAAAGGCTTTCTGAACAAACAG CAATTTTTCTTCGCACTGCGATTAGTGGCTTGTGCACAGAATGACCTTGAGGTTGCCCTCAAAAGTCTTGCCGTGGCTGTGCCTTCACCAGTGTTT catGAAACAACCAGTCCTCTTCACCCAGCAGGCATGACCATTGACAGTCCATGGGCGGTCAAG CCAGAGGAGAAGCTGAAATTTGATGCCATTTTTGAGAGTCTCATGCCAGTGGGTGGCCTGCTCACAGGTGACAAGGTCAAACCAGTGCTGCTGAACTCCAAGCTTCCTGTAGATGTGCTGGGCAGA GTTTGGGAGCTTAGTGATATAGACAGAGATGGAATGCTGGATAAAGACGAGTTTGCAGTG GCTATGTATTTGGTGTATAGAGCACTTGAGAATGAACCTGTTCCCATGGTTCTGCCCCCACCACTAATTCCACCAtcgaaaaggaaaaaagtcaaTTCGCCCCCTGTCATGCCCCTTCTTCTGTCACCTCCACCAATCAAAGAACGGAGTTCTACTCACTCTGCCGCCCAGACATTACCCGCTAAACCCACACCTCCACAG TGGGTTGTGTCTCCTGGCGATAAGGCTAAATATGATGAATTGTTCATTAAGACTGACAGTGATATGGATGGGTTAGTGTCTGGGCCAGAGGTGAGGGACATCTTTTTAAAGACAGGACTGCCCTCTGGTACTCTTGCTCGCATATG GGAGCTATGCGACATCGGAGACATCGGGAAACTGACCAGAGAGCAGTTTGCTTTGGCTCTCTATTTGATCAATCAGAAGCTCTCCAAAGGCATTGACCCACCCCAAGCTCTTACTCCAGAGATGATCCCTCCATCTGATAAGCTATCACGGCAG AGTAATATCTTGTCATGTCAGGCTGCAGACTTCTCTGCCATTAAAGAATTGGACTCTCTCAGTAATGAGATAATGGACTTACAGAG AGAAAAAAGCTCTGTGGAACAGGAGATCAGGGAGAAAGAAGAGAGCGTTCGACAGAGGACCACCGAGGTGCAG GACCTGCAGGATGAAGTGCAGAAAGAGAGCGAGGAGTTGCGGAAGCTACAGGCAGAGCGACAGGAAGTGCAGGAAGCACTGGAGAAACTGGATGAACAAAAATTGTTCCTAGAGGAGCAGCTCCAGCTCATACGGCAGCAGTGCAGTCAGGAGAATCAGCTG ATCCAGTCTCTGCAAGCAGAACACTCTGAGCAGGAGCAGAGGATAGGTGACTATGAGGAAGAGCTGGTGAGGACACGAGAAGAGCTGCTTTGTCTCCAGGAACAGACGCGTACTCTAGGGGAGAAAGTGCGCTCAGCCCGTGCTCAGCTCTGCCCCCTACAGGACGCTGTTTCAGAATCTCACACACAGATTGCACAG GAACGACTGGCTGAGCTAAAGACAGAAGAGCGTGATGCCCAGCTTACACGCATTGTCTTAGTAGAGGAGCCTCCTCTTGTCAATGGAACAGTGCCCCCTGCTGAACAGTCCAAGCAATTGCAGTGGCTACAGCCAACAGAACAGGCAACAAAGAAACcagaagatgaggaggaagaggatgaggaggaagatCTGACTCCCACGGAAGAGCCGCAGGAACTGAGAGTTACTGAAGAGCAGCTGGAGGAAGAATTGACAGAGCAGTCAAACAGTCCTAAAGATCTTAAAGTTGATCTTGTGGAAGACCTCTTCACAAACATGATGTCCACATCCTCCACTCTTAGTGCAGCCTGGCCTGATGATACG GAAGCTTCACCTGCTATACTGTGGGAGCCTAAAGAAGTGGAAACGAAACTGCAGACCAGCACCACAAAG GTGGAGTCTCCAGTTCCAGAACAAAAGGAGGAGCCCTCCCAACCCATAACTGCTCCCAGTCAGAACTCTGCCCCTGTTGTCGACTTCTTTCCACCTGATCCCTTTGTTGACA GTGACCCTTTCAAGAGTGAAGACCCCTTTGCAAAAGGTGTTTCAG ATCCCTTTGGTGGTGACCCTTTCAAAGATACAGACCCATTTGCCACTGACTCCTTCTTCAAACAGTCATTCTCAACCTCATTCGCCTCTGAAGATCCATTTGCTTCTTCCGACCCATTCAGCTCAAACACTGGATCTGCAGAACCGGACCTGTTCTCCGCCCACCTTAACAACACAGCGGCACCTGATCCGTTCCCGAAATCTAACACAGTGACAGCAGATCCATTTAGTTCTAGTAGTGGCAGTGCACCATTTGCTTCCAAAATGGATGATCTTGATGACTCTGACCCATTCAGCTCATCAGCCGGTGCGGGGAATGACCCGTTTGCTGGGTCAGAGCTGTCATCA AAGGAAGCACCAGCAGTTGCTAATGACCCATTTGCTCCAGGAGGAACAGTCGTAAACGCTGACTCGGACCCTG ATCCTTTTGCCACAGTATTTGGCACTGGTACTGAGACCTTTGTAGGAGGTTTTGCAGACTTTAAACATTTGGAAAAG TCTAATGGTGCTGACCACTTTgccacatcaaacacacacagtaagaatCTATTTAAGGAAGAAAACCAGTCAGATGTCCCTCCTGCATTACCACCCAAAACTGGCACACCTACTagaccaccaccacctccaccag GTAAGCGGTCGAACCTCTGCCGATCAGAATCATCAGACTCATTTCAGAGACGTGGAATGGGGGAGTTTTCCTCTCTCCCTGCTAAAGACTCTGTGCCAGACCCTTTCGCTCCCTCTGCCCCCTCCCAAGTCCCGCGCGAGCCTGACCGATTTGCCACCTTTGACAAA TACCCTACAGAAGAGGACATGATCGAATGGGCAAAGAGGGAGAGTGAGCGTGAGGAGAGGGAGCGTGTGGCCCGACTCACCCAGCAGGAGCAGGAGGATCTGGAGCTGGCCATCGCGCTTAGCAAATCCGAACTTTCGTGA